A single Curtobacterium sp. MCJR17_020 DNA region contains:
- a CDS encoding NAD-dependent epimerase/dehydratase family protein, translated as MSHNHLVIGAGPVGRHVAALLAERGEHVTVATRSGRDTGLSGVDHLALDASDAVALTRAADGAAVLYNCANPGDYTRWERTWPPLAASMLTAAERTGAVYAITGNLYPYGPVDGPMRPDTPDAATDHKGILRARLWADALAAHRAGRVRTVEVRASDYVGPGIGANGHVTRVLPAALQGKAVTMIGRTDLPHTFTDVLDVARTLVAAASDERAYGRTWMVPSNPPRTQRQALTDVLAAAGKPPVPVHRMPAGAIRALGLVSPMMRELADMSYQWTAPYVVDDAESRAVFGIEPTPWDEVCRRTVAGVA; from the coding sequence ATGTCGCACAACCACCTCGTCATCGGCGCCGGCCCGGTGGGCCGCCACGTCGCCGCGCTGCTCGCCGAGCGCGGCGAGCACGTCACCGTCGCCACCCGCTCGGGTCGCGACACCGGCCTGTCGGGGGTCGATCACCTCGCCCTCGACGCCTCCGACGCGGTCGCCCTCACCCGGGCGGCCGACGGCGCCGCCGTGCTGTACAACTGCGCGAACCCCGGCGACTACACCCGGTGGGAGCGCACGTGGCCACCGCTCGCGGCGTCGATGCTGACCGCTGCCGAGCGGACCGGAGCCGTCTACGCCATCACCGGGAACCTGTACCCGTACGGCCCGGTCGACGGACCGATGCGCCCCGACACCCCGGACGCGGCGACCGACCACAAGGGGATCCTCCGCGCGCGGCTGTGGGCGGACGCGCTGGCGGCGCACCGGGCCGGACGGGTCCGCACGGTCGAGGTCCGCGCTTCGGACTACGTCGGGCCGGGCATCGGAGCGAACGGGCACGTCACCCGGGTGCTGCCGGCCGCACTGCAGGGGAAGGCCGTGACGATGATCGGCAGGACCGACCTGCCGCACACCTTCACGGACGTGCTCGACGTCGCCAGGACCCTGGTGGCGGCAGCCTCGGACGAGCGCGCGTACGGCCGCACGTGGATGGTGCCGAGCAACCCTCCTCGTACCCAGCGGCAGGCGCTCACCGACGTGCTGGCCGCGGCCGGCAAGCCACCCGTGCCCGTCCACCGGATGCCCGCAGGGGCGATCCGTGCGCTCGGGCTCGTGTCGCCGATGATGCGGGAGCTCGCCGACATGAGCTACCAGTGGACCGCGCCGTACGTGGTCGACGATGCCGAGAGCCGCGCGGTGTTCGGCATCGAGCCGACCCCGTGGGACGAGGTGTGTCGCCGGACCGTGGCGGGGGTGGCGTGA
- a CDS encoding MarR family winged helix-turn-helix transcriptional regulator produces MSDDRRAAERLLRSQLDRLWVRQTLRSSLIESRGGLDPTARVILRAVAGHGPVRATAIADATGLSRPVISRRVASLVEAEHLVGSPDPADGRATLVSLAPAGKQLLDQLDAAGAEVFDDLTEEFASDELRSLAEMLTRLNDRADAVLGIGTTRP; encoded by the coding sequence ATGTCCGACGACCGGCGTGCCGCCGAGCGACTCCTGCGATCCCAGCTCGACCGGCTGTGGGTCCGGCAGACCCTGCGTTCCTCGCTCATCGAGTCCCGCGGCGGCCTCGACCCGACCGCGCGGGTGATCCTGCGAGCCGTCGCCGGTCACGGACCGGTCCGGGCGACCGCGATCGCCGACGCGACGGGCCTGTCCCGCCCGGTGATCAGTCGCCGGGTGGCGTCGCTGGTCGAGGCCGAGCACCTGGTCGGCTCGCCGGACCCCGCCGACGGCCGAGCGACCCTGGTCTCGCTCGCACCCGCGGGCAAGCAGTTGCTCGACCAGCTCGACGCCGCCGGTGCCGAGGTCTTCGACGACCTCACCGAGGAGTTCGCCTCGGACGAGCTGCGCTCGCTCGCCGAGATGCTCACGCGGCTGAACGACCGGGCCGACGCGGTCCTCGGGATCGGCACCACACGCCCGTGA
- the opgC gene encoding OpgC domain-containing protein — protein sequence MRLLAARVVAVLVTIATLLLGGALPASAVTVHTAAATEPASGTTWFGPDLDWGDDSPAGYEGRLGATPSMYGVEIDYPLDRSARRELLRATRAAATQGAVLVVSLEPGQSLRSLDAADARAANTVFQEIHDQYDTQVLVRFAPQMNGTWVRWGQQPTQFVQAFRTLATAVHGGDSDARMVWSPSYGAGYPFGGSAGRLADLSATDVAKLDTNGDGELTAADDPYEPYWPGDASVDWVGLSMYYFGKGKSTEAAGRDVPLTRNDVPERGEVESRFDETWGYEQQQADSFYDRFAVDGDRSMLLDTGALYDHTRRGDAELPVKQGWWRQVITSVQDRPLIRGVTFLETNRREPEAGNRVADWRDTAVPGIAGSFRTDLERGDHFAFGPVTDRITTQQGNAATDQQYDTGGDQMAWIVWVAVGLAVVFLLSGLFGRLLPSWRYPDDGKPGRDLRLDLFRGFIILAVVITHIEIGGPYSYLTLHAVGAITGAEMFVFLSGMVLGMTYPFAIKKFGEWAAAIGAWKRARKQYLVTLVVIAVVFALSFVPFLNTDAITTFTDRGTGTGGVGAEGRVYDLYPNAMQLLGYPPPWYAIRQFLLLEMGPWPFNIMGLFVVLSLFIPPLLWLIRRGFWWVVLVVSWALYVFQALNPEFRPLNSQFEAVFPLLTWQVVFTHGLVLGYYRRQIIGALTGWLGKVLVGIGVGGYAAFLVYVWAANHAGFTPVPFPASMYEDLYNTAYQRVDLQWGRLVDIAFFAIVSYAILTVFWKPISAAIGWLWIPIGQASLYVFVWQVFFALAIASIPGVPWGDFWIGFVVHSALILLAWYMVRKKFLFSVIPR from the coding sequence GTGAGGCTGCTGGCGGCCCGCGTGGTCGCCGTCCTCGTCACGATCGCGACACTCCTGCTCGGCGGTGCACTGCCGGCGTCCGCGGTGACGGTGCACACGGCCGCGGCGACGGAGCCGGCGAGCGGGACGACCTGGTTCGGCCCGGACCTCGACTGGGGCGACGACTCCCCGGCGGGGTACGAGGGACGGCTCGGTGCGACGCCGTCGATGTACGGGGTGGAGATCGACTACCCGCTCGACCGCTCGGCCCGGCGGGAGCTCCTCCGCGCGACGCGTGCCGCGGCGACGCAGGGCGCGGTCCTCGTCGTGAGCCTCGAGCCCGGGCAGTCGCTCCGTTCGCTCGACGCCGCCGACGCCCGCGCCGCGAACACCGTGTTCCAGGAGATCCACGACCAGTACGACACCCAGGTGCTCGTGCGGTTCGCGCCGCAGATGAACGGCACGTGGGTGCGCTGGGGGCAGCAGCCGACCCAGTTCGTGCAGGCGTTCCGGACGCTCGCGACCGCGGTGCACGGCGGCGACTCCGACGCGCGCATGGTGTGGTCGCCGTCGTACGGCGCCGGGTACCCGTTCGGCGGGTCCGCGGGACGTCTGGCGGACCTCTCCGCGACCGACGTCGCGAAGCTCGACACCAACGGCGACGGCGAGCTGACCGCGGCCGACGACCCCTACGAGCCGTACTGGCCAGGCGACGCCTCGGTGGACTGGGTCGGCTTGTCGATGTACTACTTCGGCAAGGGCAAGTCGACCGAAGCCGCCGGTCGTGACGTCCCCCTCACCCGCAACGACGTGCCGGAGCGCGGCGAGGTCGAGTCCCGGTTCGACGAGACGTGGGGCTACGAGCAGCAGCAGGCGGACAGCTTCTACGACCGCTTCGCCGTCGACGGTGACCGGTCGATGCTGCTCGACACCGGTGCGCTGTACGACCACACCCGCCGGGGCGATGCGGAGCTCCCGGTCAAGCAGGGCTGGTGGCGGCAGGTGATCACCTCGGTCCAGGACCGCCCGTTGATCCGGGGCGTGACCTTCCTCGAGACGAACCGCCGCGAGCCCGAGGCCGGCAACCGTGTCGCCGACTGGCGCGACACCGCGGTACCGGGGATCGCCGGTTCGTTCCGCACCGACCTCGAGCGCGGCGACCACTTCGCCTTCGGGCCCGTCACCGACCGCATCACCACGCAGCAGGGCAACGCCGCGACCGACCAGCAGTACGACACCGGCGGCGACCAGATGGCGTGGATCGTCTGGGTCGCCGTGGGCCTGGCGGTGGTGTTCCTGCTGAGCGGGCTGTTCGGGCGGTTGCTGCCGAGCTGGCGCTACCCCGACGACGGGAAACCCGGGCGCGACCTGCGGCTCGACCTGTTCCGCGGGTTCATCATCCTGGCGGTGGTGATCACCCACATCGAGATCGGCGGGCCGTACTCGTACCTCACGCTGCACGCGGTCGGTGCGATCACCGGCGCCGAGATGTTCGTGTTCCTGTCCGGCATGGTCCTCGGCATGACGTACCCGTTCGCCATCAAGAAGTTCGGCGAGTGGGCGGCCGCGATCGGGGCGTGGAAGCGTGCCCGCAAGCAGTACCTCGTCACGCTCGTGGTGATCGCGGTCGTCTTCGCGCTGAGCTTCGTCCCGTTCCTGAACACCGACGCGATCACGACGTTCACCGACCGGGGGACCGGAACCGGCGGCGTCGGTGCCGAGGGCCGGGTGTACGACCTGTACCCGAACGCGATGCAGCTGCTCGGCTACCCGCCGCCGTGGTACGCCATCCGACAGTTCCTGCTGCTCGAGATGGGCCCGTGGCCGTTCAACATCATGGGCCTGTTCGTGGTGCTGAGCCTGTTCATCCCGCCGCTGCTCTGGCTGATCCGCCGCGGCTTCTGGTGGGTGGTGCTCGTCGTGAGCTGGGCGCTCTACGTGTTCCAGGCACTCAACCCGGAGTTCCGCCCGCTGAACTCGCAGTTCGAGGCGGTGTTCCCGCTGCTCACCTGGCAGGTCGTGTTCACCCACGGGCTCGTGCTCGGGTACTACCGACGGCAGATCATCGGCGCGCTCACCGGGTGGCTCGGCAAGGTCCTGGTCGGCATCGGTGTCGGCGGCTACGCGGCGTTCCTGGTGTACGTCTGGGCGGCGAACCACGCCGGCTTCACACCGGTGCCGTTCCCGGCGTCGATGTACGAGGACCTGTACAACACGGCGTACCAGCGGGTGGACCTGCAGTGGGGCCGACTGGTCGACATCGCGTTCTTCGCGATCGTGTCGTACGCGATCCTGACGGTGTTCTGGAAACCGATCTCGGCGGCGATCGGGTGGCTCTGGATCCCGATCGGGCAGGCGAGCCTCTACGTCTTCGTGTGGCAGGTCTTCTTCGCGCTGGCGATCGCGTCGATCCCCGGCGTGCCGTGGGGCGACTTCTGGATCGGCTTCGTGGTGCACTCGGCGTTGATCCTGCTGGCCTGGTACATGGTCCGCAAGAAGTTCCTGTTCTCGGTCATCCCGCGCTGA
- a CDS encoding fibronectin type III domain-containing protein — protein MYRALITVAAAAALVIGGVAPATAAPSSSAPGAPTTVRVTGAGDSATVTWGAPKTGAKVTGWKVTIAPAQHQPGNGVDRLPAKARSDRFGDLTPKTTYRFSVRAIGAKKTGRTILVRYTTPSVVDTTQSLFALDASGNVVRFAEDGSGAGKVVAANGTGFAADDVGDVFTPSADHTAILFHPADGSATRTLATGLHLTPDLRADVAGNLYWIDSVSGAVQKLPVGSSTATTVLDLGGTASGSDQRFWTVTSDGKVVVFGGPASKTYVKGTGIAPRSLTSTSGLGIGYPAAVLADSHGNVYLDIRSPGAAGSWAWYLLKPGATAPSVIEPRLAFEYGAANADGFSLLQSAEWCAAPAEYPTSHTGCKVDRTIPDKLVVGAGGKSTVAVSGITAGSRGPNTGAASDDGDVFVDVDSGPSAGLWRVPASGGAAQQLSSAQYSRLLVI, from the coding sequence GTGTACCGAGCACTCATCACCGTCGCAGCAGCGGCGGCGCTCGTCATCGGGGGAGTGGCGCCGGCGACGGCAGCCCCCTCGTCCTCGGCGCCCGGAGCGCCCACCACCGTCCGGGTCACCGGAGCCGGCGACAGCGCGACCGTGACCTGGGGCGCCCCGAAGACCGGCGCGAAGGTGACCGGCTGGAAGGTCACGATCGCCCCCGCGCAGCACCAGCCCGGCAACGGCGTCGACCGGCTGCCGGCGAAGGCGCGGTCCGACCGCTTCGGTGACCTGACCCCGAAGACGACCTACCGCTTCTCGGTGCGCGCGATCGGCGCGAAGAAGACCGGCCGCACGATCCTGGTCCGCTACACCACGCCGTCCGTGGTCGACACGACGCAGTCGCTGTTCGCCCTCGACGCTTCCGGCAACGTCGTGCGGTTCGCCGAGGACGGTTCCGGCGCCGGGAAGGTCGTCGCGGCCAACGGGACGGGCTTCGCCGCGGACGACGTCGGCGACGTGTTCACCCCGTCGGCCGACCACACCGCCATCCTGTTCCACCCCGCCGACGGCAGCGCGACGCGGACCCTGGCGACCGGACTGCACCTGACGCCCGACCTGCGCGCCGACGTCGCGGGAAACCTGTACTGGATCGACTCGGTGTCCGGGGCGGTGCAGAAGCTCCCCGTCGGCAGCTCGACCGCCACGACCGTGCTCGACCTGGGTGGCACAGCGAGCGGCAGCGACCAGCGTTTCTGGACGGTCACCTCGGACGGCAAGGTCGTCGTGTTCGGTGGGCCCGCAAGCAAGACGTACGTCAAGGGCACCGGCATCGCACCCCGCTCGCTCACCTCGACGTCCGGTCTCGGCATCGGGTACCCCGCAGCCGTCCTGGCCGACTCGCACGGCAACGTCTACCTCGACATCCGTTCGCCCGGCGCCGCCGGGTCGTGGGCCTGGTACCTGCTGAAGCCCGGTGCCACGGCACCGAGCGTCATCGAGCCGCGGCTGGCGTTCGAGTACGGTGCCGCCAACGCCGACGGGTTCTCGCTGCTGCAGTCCGCCGAGTGGTGCGCTGCTCCCGCCGAGTACCCGACCAGCCACACCGGCTGCAAGGTCGACCGCACGATCCCGGACAAGCTCGTGGTCGGGGCTGGTGGGAAGTCCACCGTGGCGGTCTCCGGCATCACGGCGGGTTCGCGTGGCCCGAACACGGGCGCCGCCTCCGACGACGGGGACGTGTTCGTGGACGTCGACAGCGGGCCGTCGGCCGGGCTGTGGCGTGTGCCGGCCTCCGGCGGGGCTGCGCAGCAGCTGTCGTCGGCGCAGTACTCGCGGCTGCTGGTGATCTGA
- a CDS encoding glycosyltransferase, whose product MTTGTARRRLVTVRTVALLASIAGVNYVVWRWAASVNWHSWWIAVPLILAETYSVIDSLLFAFGAWRLRERGEPPTKPSSDVTVDVFITTYNEPVEMVVRTARAAQAITHPHTTWILDDGNRPEMRAAADSLGIGVITRGADWIDRPRHAKAGNLNNALLATQGEFLLILDADQVPEPGILDRTLGYFKDPRMALVQTPQWFENVPEADLLGSQAPLFYGPIQQSKDGWNAAFFCGSNAILRREALMQLGISRYVVEVEASVQRTITTSRKLLARARETETAPRVLGALDEAEAVVDRARDQVRAGEPLGDVTYAFQRGIDTIAFRFAAADLESVRNDLQELAAMSTDANTFAGLDDAALDVLGRRDASPVAAIESIAVLARALDVNRDDEAQPIMPLATISVTEDMATAMRLHGLGWKSAYHDEILAKGLAPEDLPTMLVQRLRWAQGTMQVFFRENPLVQKGLSWGQRLMYFSTMWSYLSGFAAIVYIAAPVLCLSFGVVPVQAYSVDFFARLIPFLVLNQLLFWVVAAGRPTWRGQQYSLALFPVWIEAVTSAFENVFRGKPLGFRVTPKVRDETEQKPRWDLVKPQLIAMGALVAALLLIGIRYLTGQASGIAPLVNTAWVVFDLFIFSIVIRAVLYRGPGTGVQSEHESSTAGGPL is encoded by the coding sequence CTGACCACCGGCACGGCCCGACGACGACTCGTCACGGTGCGCACGGTCGCACTCCTGGCGTCGATCGCCGGTGTGAACTACGTCGTCTGGCGCTGGGCCGCCTCGGTGAACTGGCACTCCTGGTGGATCGCCGTGCCGCTCATCCTGGCCGAGACCTACAGCGTGATCGACTCGCTCCTGTTCGCCTTCGGGGCGTGGCGCCTGCGGGAGCGCGGTGAGCCCCCGACGAAGCCGTCCTCCGATGTCACGGTCGACGTCTTCATCACCACCTACAACGAGCCCGTCGAGATGGTCGTGCGCACGGCGCGTGCGGCGCAGGCGATCACGCACCCGCACACGACGTGGATCCTCGACGACGGCAACCGCCCCGAGATGCGTGCGGCCGCCGACTCGCTCGGCATCGGCGTCATCACCCGTGGTGCCGACTGGATCGACCGTCCCCGGCACGCCAAGGCCGGCAACCTCAACAACGCCCTGCTCGCGACCCAGGGCGAGTTCCTGCTCATCCTCGACGCCGACCAGGTACCAGAGCCCGGCATCCTCGACCGCACGCTCGGCTACTTCAAGGACCCGCGGATGGCGCTCGTGCAGACGCCGCAGTGGTTCGAGAACGTTCCCGAGGCAGACCTGCTCGGCAGCCAGGCGCCGCTGTTCTACGGGCCGATCCAGCAGTCGAAGGACGGCTGGAACGCCGCGTTCTTCTGCGGGTCGAACGCGATCCTGCGGCGCGAGGCCCTGATGCAGCTCGGCATCTCCCGCTACGTGGTCGAGGTCGAGGCCTCGGTGCAGCGGACGATCACGACCTCGCGGAAGCTGTTGGCCCGTGCGCGTGAGACCGAGACGGCCCCCCGGGTACTCGGCGCGCTGGACGAGGCCGAAGCCGTCGTCGACCGCGCCCGCGACCAGGTCCGGGCCGGTGAACCGCTCGGCGACGTCACCTACGCGTTCCAGCGGGGGATCGACACGATCGCCTTCCGGTTCGCCGCCGCCGACCTCGAATCGGTGCGGAACGACCTGCAGGAACTCGCCGCGATGTCGACCGACGCGAACACCTTCGCCGGGCTCGACGACGCCGCGCTCGACGTGCTCGGGCGGCGCGACGCATCGCCGGTTGCAGCCATCGAGTCGATCGCGGTCCTCGCACGGGCACTCGACGTCAACCGCGACGACGAGGCGCAGCCGATCATGCCGCTGGCGACGATCTCGGTGACCGAGGACATGGCCACCGCCATGCGGCTGCACGGGCTCGGCTGGAAGTCGGCGTACCACGACGAGATCCTGGCGAAGGGCCTGGCGCCGGAGGACCTGCCGACCATGCTCGTGCAGCGGCTCCGGTGGGCGCAGGGCACCATGCAGGTGTTCTTCCGCGAGAACCCCCTGGTGCAGAAGGGCCTGTCCTGGGGCCAGCGCCTGATGTACTTCTCGACGATGTGGAGCTACCTGTCCGGGTTCGCCGCGATCGTCTACATCGCTGCCCCGGTGCTCTGCCTGTCGTTCGGAGTCGTCCCGGTGCAGGCCTACAGCGTCGACTTCTTCGCACGGCTGATCCCGTTCCTCGTGCTCAACCAGCTGCTGTTCTGGGTGGTGGCCGCCGGCAGACCGACGTGGCGCGGGCAGCAGTACTCGCTCGCGCTCTTCCCGGTGTGGATCGAGGCGGTGACGAGTGCGTTCGAGAACGTGTTCCGCGGCAAGCCGCTCGGGTTCCGGGTCACGCCGAAGGTGCGTGACGAGACCGAGCAGAAGCCCCGGTGGGACCTCGTCAAGCCGCAGCTCATCGCGATGGGGGCGCTGGTCGCGGCACTGCTCCTGATCGGCATCCGCTACCTGACCGGGCAGGCGTCGGGCATCGCGCCGCTCGTCAACACCGCGTGGGTCGTCTTCGACCTGTTCATCTTCAGCATCGTGATCCGGGCCGTGCTCTACCGCGGCCCGGGCACGGGAGTCCAGTCAGAGCACGAGTCGAGCACCGCCGGAGGACCACTGTGA
- a CDS encoding NTP transferase domain-containing protein — translation MTDVVGVLLAAGAGARMGQPKALVAEPDGTPWLHLGVDALLLGGCDQVVVVLGAAADRARALVPAVDGVTIVVADDWAAGPGASLAVGLAAVTGPATACVSLVDLPGLPASAVRRVIGDGDHPTALRRAVHHGVPGHPVVVGSQHRAALVAALSRDPAHGAGPWLASSGAEPVECGDLWDGHDQDHPVVPH, via the coding sequence GTGACCGACGTGGTGGGCGTGCTGCTCGCCGCCGGTGCGGGGGCGCGGATGGGGCAGCCGAAGGCGCTGGTCGCCGAGCCGGACGGCACCCCGTGGCTGCACCTCGGCGTCGACGCACTCCTCCTCGGCGGCTGCGACCAGGTCGTCGTCGTCCTCGGTGCCGCCGCCGACCGGGCGCGGGCCCTCGTGCCCGCCGTGGACGGGGTCACCATCGTCGTCGCGGACGACTGGGCAGCGGGGCCGGGCGCGTCGCTCGCCGTCGGGCTCGCGGCCGTCACCGGTCCGGCGACGGCCTGCGTCTCCCTGGTCGACCTGCCGGGGCTGCCCGCGTCGGCCGTCCGGCGGGTGATCGGCGACGGCGACCACCCGACGGCGCTCCGCCGTGCGGTCCACCACGGCGTACCGGGACACCCGGTGGTCGTCGGCTCCCAGCACCGCGCCGCGCTGGTCGCCGCGCTGTCCCGCGACCCCGCGCACGGCGCCGGCCCGTGGCTCGCGTCGTCGGGCGCGGAGCCCGTCGAGTGCGGCGACCTGTGGGACGGTCACGACCAGGACCACCCGGTCGTCCCGCACTGA
- a CDS encoding DEAD/DEAH box helicase, with protein sequence MSTDTATTTETTDEGPVVTFADLGLSDAVLKAVKDIGYETPSAIQEATIPTLLDGRDVVGLAQTGTGKTAAFALPILSRMEPGSKKPQALVLSPTRELALQVCEAFEQFASHMKHVHVLPVYGGQAYGVQLSALRRGVDVIVGTPGRIMDHLAKGTLDLSELKYLVLDEADEMLKMGFAEDVETILADTPDDKQVALFSATMPAQIRRISQQYLTDPAEITVKTKTKTAANITQRYLMVAYPQKVDALTRILEVEDFEGMIIFVRTKSETETLAEKLRARGYAAAAISGDVAQAQRERTVNQLKSGKLDILVATDVAARGLDVDRITHVVNYDIPVDIESYVHRIGRTGRAGRSGDSISFVTPRERRLLSAIERHTKQPLTQMQLPTIDDVNETRLTRFDDAITAALEDQGRIAAFRDVIAHYVEHHDVPSDDVAAALAVVAQGDSPLLLTAADDALRTQMERDARRGERDDRGARDDRGPRSDRGGDRERAPRRSQPMTAYRIEVGRRHRVEPRQIVGALANEGGLRRDDFGAIRIQPDFSIVELPADMDGGVLDRLTDTRISGKLIEIKPDRRGGGRRYEDRDRAPRDDRPERKPRY encoded by the coding sequence ATGAGCACGGACACCGCCACCACCACCGAGACCACCGACGAGGGGCCCGTGGTGACCTTCGCCGATCTCGGCCTGAGCGATGCTGTGCTCAAGGCCGTCAAGGACATCGGCTACGAAACCCCTTCCGCCATCCAGGAAGCCACCATCCCCACGCTGCTCGACGGCCGCGACGTCGTCGGCCTCGCGCAGACCGGAACCGGCAAGACCGCCGCCTTCGCGCTGCCGATCCTGTCCCGCATGGAGCCCGGCAGCAAGAAGCCGCAGGCCCTCGTGCTGTCCCCGACCCGCGAGCTCGCCCTGCAGGTGTGCGAGGCGTTCGAGCAGTTCGCGTCGCACATGAAGCACGTCCACGTCCTGCCGGTCTACGGCGGCCAGGCGTACGGCGTGCAGCTGTCCGCCCTGCGCCGCGGCGTCGACGTCATCGTCGGCACCCCCGGTCGCATCATGGACCACCTGGCGAAGGGCACGCTCGACCTGTCCGAGCTGAAGTACCTCGTGCTCGACGAGGCCGACGAGATGCTGAAGATGGGCTTCGCCGAGGACGTCGAGACGATCCTGGCGGACACCCCCGACGACAAGCAGGTCGCCCTGTTCTCCGCGACCATGCCCGCCCAGATCCGCCGCATCTCGCAGCAGTACCTGACGGACCCGGCCGAGATCACCGTCAAGACCAAGACGAAGACCGCCGCGAACATCACGCAGCGCTACCTGATGGTCGCGTACCCGCAGAAGGTCGACGCCCTGACCCGCATCCTCGAGGTCGAGGACTTCGAGGGCATGATCATCTTCGTCCGCACCAAGAGCGAGACCGAGACCCTGGCCGAGAAGCTCCGGGCCCGTGGCTACGCCGCAGCCGCCATCAGCGGTGACGTCGCCCAGGCCCAGCGCGAGCGGACCGTCAACCAGCTGAAGTCCGGCAAGCTCGACATCCTCGTCGCCACCGACGTCGCCGCCCGTGGCCTCGACGTCGACCGCATCACCCACGTCGTGAACTACGACATCCCGGTCGACATCGAGTCCTACGTGCACCGCATCGGCCGCACCGGTCGTGCCGGCCGCTCGGGCGACTCGATCAGCTTCGTCACCCCCCGCGAGCGTCGCCTGCTCTCCGCGATCGAGCGCCACACGAAGCAGCCGCTCACCCAGATGCAGCTGCCGACGATCGACGACGTCAACGAGACGCGCCTGACCCGCTTCGACGACGCGATCACCGCGGCGCTCGAGGACCAGGGTCGCATCGCCGCCTTCCGCGACGTCATCGCGCACTACGTCGAGCACCACGACGTCCCCTCGGACGACGTCGCCGCCGCCCTGGCCGTCGTGGCGCAGGGCGACTCGCCGCTGCTCCTGACCGCAGCCGACGACGCCCTCCGCACGCAGATGGAGCGCGACGCCCGCCGTGGCGAGCGCGACGACCGTGGCGCACGCGACGACCGTGGCCCGCGCAGCGACCGTGGTGGCGACCGCGAGCGTGCGCCCCGCCGTTCGCAGCCGATGACCGCCTACCGCATCGAGGTCGGCCGTCGTCACCGCGTCGAGCCGCGCCAGATCGTCGGCGCCCTGGCGAACGAGGGCGGCCTGCGCCGCGACGACTTCGGTGCGATCCGCATCCAGCCGGACTTCTCCATCGTCGAGCTGCCCGCCGACATGGACGGCGGCGTGCTCGACCGCCTGACCGACACCCGGATCAGCGGCAAGCTCATCGAGATCAAGCCCGACCGCCGTGGTGGTGGCCGCCGGTACGAGGACCGCGACCGCGCGCCCCGCGACGACCGTCCGGAGCGCAAGCCGCGCTACTGA
- a CDS encoding ATP-binding protein, whose product MSAETTFDVAATPVSLDEVQDRFGAWWDGLGIDDARLRFALETALAEVAANIVEHTARSDQEAGRRYTVRLESTDRALTAELTDNGLPVDIDLSAVTMADVEQESGRGLALAIAALDRLEHRHEHGHNVWTLVCDR is encoded by the coding sequence GTGAGCGCCGAGACCACCTTCGACGTCGCCGCGACGCCCGTGTCGCTCGACGAGGTCCAGGATCGCTTCGGCGCCTGGTGGGACGGGCTCGGCATCGACGATGCCCGGCTCCGCTTCGCGCTGGAGACCGCGCTGGCCGAGGTCGCCGCGAACATCGTCGAGCACACCGCGCGTTCCGACCAGGAGGCCGGTCGGCGCTACACCGTGCGACTCGAGTCGACCGACCGGGCGCTCACCGCGGAGCTCACCGACAACGGTCTGCCCGTGGACATCGACCTGAGCGCCGTCACGATGGCCGACGTCGAGCAGGAGAGCGGACGCGGCCTGGCGCTCGCGATCGCCGCCCTCGACCGGCTGGAGCACCGGCACGAGCACGGACACAACGTCTGGACGCTGGTGTGCGACCGGTGA
- a CDS encoding TetR/AcrR family transcriptional regulator yields the protein MAPTARELARRTIRADILAAARTRLTDEGPAALSLRAVARDVGMVSSAVYRYFPSRDDLLTALLIVDYDELGAAVEAADAAAGPEPGARWVAACRAIRSWSVAHPGDFALLFGSPVPGYAAPRETVVPAARTTLALVRVVADAVAPGGDVTSASGADGRLGSPAAPSAAPGVAGPAVADAVATLRSFGIALPDEVLVRTLMAWSTVFGTISFELFGHFVGSVSDGAAYFDQVIARLADDLGFAAAF from the coding sequence ATGGCACCGACAGCACGCGAGCTCGCCCGGCGGACGATCCGAGCGGACATCCTGGCGGCCGCGCGCACCCGCCTCACCGACGAGGGGCCCGCAGCGCTCAGCCTCCGAGCCGTCGCCCGCGACGTCGGCATGGTGTCGTCCGCGGTGTACCGGTACTTCCCGAGCCGCGACGACCTGCTCACGGCACTGCTCATCGTCGACTACGACGAGCTCGGCGCAGCGGTCGAGGCTGCTGACGCCGCGGCCGGCCCGGAACCCGGTGCACGCTGGGTCGCCGCGTGCCGCGCGATCCGGTCCTGGTCCGTCGCGCACCCGGGCGACTTCGCGCTGCTGTTCGGGTCGCCCGTGCCGGGCTACGCCGCACCGCGCGAGACGGTCGTGCCCGCCGCGCGGACGACGCTCGCGCTGGTGCGGGTGGTCGCCGATGCGGTCGCGCCCGGCGGGGACGTCACGTCGGCGTCGGGGGCGGACGGGAGGCTCGGATCACCCGCCGCGCCCTCGGCGGCTCCCGGGGTGGCCGGCCCCGCCGTCGCGGATGCAGTGGCCACCCTGCGGTCGTTCGGCATCGCCCTGCCCGACGAGGTCCTGGTCCGCACCCTGATGGCCTGGTCGACGGTGTTCGGGACGATCTCGTTCGAGCTCTTCGGCCACTTCGTCGGCTCGGTGTCCGACGGCGCCGCCTACTTCGACCAGGTGATCGCGCGGCTCGCCGACGACCTCGGGTTCGCCGCCGCGTTCTGA